A single genomic interval of Lactococcus sp. S-13 harbors:
- the der gene encoding ribosome biogenesis GTPase Der, which translates to MSLPTVAIVGRPNVGKSTIFNRIAGERISIVEDIPGVTRDRIYATGEWLTRKFNIIDTGGIELSDEPFMTEIRAQAEIAMTEADVIIAVVDGETGITDADEAVANILYRTDKPVILIVNKVDNPERRMEIFDFYSLGLGDPYPVSAVHGIGTGDVLDAIVQNLPKEIEEENENVIKFSLIGRPNVGKSSLINAILGEDRVIASPIAGTTRDAIDTHFTDSEDQEFVMIDTAGMRKSGKIYENTEKYSVMRAMRAIDRSDIVLMVINAEEGIREYDMRIAGFAHEAGKGILIVVNKWDTLEKDNSTMKNFELEIRTKFKFLDYAPIVYVSAKTGQRLNKLPDMIKEIHHAQNLRISSSVLNDVIMDAVAINPTPTDKGKRLKIFYATQVAIKPPTFVVFVNEEELMHFSYLRFLENQIRKAFVFEGTPIHLIARKRK; encoded by the coding sequence ATGTCCTTACCCACTGTAGCTATCGTTGGTCGTCCCAACGTCGGCAAATCCACCATTTTCAACCGTATCGCAGGCGAGCGCATCTCCATTGTCGAAGACATCCCCGGCGTTACCCGTGACCGTATCTATGCCACAGGCGAATGGCTGACCCGCAAGTTCAACATCATTGACACCGGCGGGATTGAACTTTCTGATGAGCCATTCATGACTGAGATTCGTGCCCAAGCCGAAATCGCTATGACCGAAGCCGATGTCATCATCGCCGTAGTTGATGGCGAAACAGGAATCACCGACGCCGACGAAGCCGTAGCTAACATCCTTTACCGTACCGATAAACCCGTTATCCTCATTGTCAATAAAGTCGATAACCCAGAGCGCCGTATGGAAATCTTTGATTTCTATTCACTTGGCCTTGGCGATCCCTACCCCGTATCTGCCGTTCACGGGATCGGGACAGGGGACGTACTTGATGCCATCGTGCAAAATCTTCCCAAAGAAATCGAAGAAGAAAACGAAAATGTCATCAAGTTCAGCCTGATTGGTCGACCAAACGTCGGTAAATCTTCCCTCATCAATGCCATTTTGGGAGAAGACCGCGTCATCGCAAGTCCCATCGCCGGCACAACCCGTGATGCCATCGACACTCACTTCACCGACAGCGAAGACCAAGAATTTGTCATGATTGACACCGCCGGAATGCGCAAATCAGGTAAAATCTACGAAAACACAGAAAAATACTCTGTTATGCGTGCCATGCGTGCCATTGACCGCTCCGACATCGTCCTCATGGTCATCAATGCCGAAGAAGGTATCCGCGAATACGATATGCGTATCGCAGGTTTCGCCCACGAAGCAGGAAAAGGAATCCTCATCGTTGTCAACAAATGGGACACCCTCGAAAAAGATAACAGCACCATGAAAAACTTTGAACTGGAAATCCGTACCAAGTTCAAATTCCTCGACTATGCACCAATCGTTTACGTCTCAGCAAAAACAGGTCAACGCCTGAACAAATTGCCAGACATGATTAAAGAAATCCACCATGCCCAAAACTTGCGGATTTCAAGCTCAGTCCTCAATGACGTCATCATGGATGCGGTTGCTATCAACCCAACACCGACCGACAAAGGCAAACGCCTCAAAATCTTCTATGCGACCCAAGTGGCGATTAAACCACCAACATTTGTCGTTTTTGTCAACGAAGAAGAACTCATGCACTTCTCATACCTGCGCTTTTTGGAAAATCAAATCCGTAAAGCCTTTGTCTTTGAAGGAACACCGATTCATCTCATTGCCCGCAAACGAAAATAA
- a CDS encoding pentapeptide repeat-containing protein codes for MKAKKILKPKQPALFTPASRQDFADGELYQAQFIGECLTLFERTLFSACHFEKSSLDLTTGSIAEFTDCTFEKCDFSNLDFNKVAFYRCQFKACKLLGTDFTDTHFQDVEFEQNLLTYANFSASTLKSVRFLANEAQESLFTACRFDNVHYEQNQLDKANFWETDLSHLDFSTNQFDSLEITPRLAQNIKINLNQAPFFTSLFGIEII; via the coding sequence GTGAAAGCAAAAAAAATCCTCAAACCCAAGCAACCAGCACTCTTCACCCCTGCCAGTCGCCAAGATTTTGCGGATGGCGAACTTTACCAAGCCCAATTTATCGGCGAATGCCTGACTCTATTTGAGCGAACCCTGTTTTCAGCCTGTCACTTTGAAAAATCAAGCCTTGATTTGACCACAGGCTCAATCGCCGAATTTACCGATTGCACCTTTGAAAAATGTGACTTTTCCAACCTAGATTTTAACAAAGTCGCCTTTTACCGCTGTCAATTCAAAGCTTGCAAACTCTTGGGAACAGATTTCACAGACACACACTTTCAAGACGTAGAATTTGAGCAAAACCTCCTCACCTATGCCAACTTCTCAGCAAGCACCCTCAAGTCCGTTCGCTTCCTAGCCAACGAAGCCCAAGAAAGTCTCTTCACCGCTTGCCGTTTTGACAATGTTCACTACGAACAAAACCAACTCGACAAAGCAAACTTCTGGGAAACCGATTTGAGTCATCTTGACTTCTCCACCAATCAATTTGACAGCCTTGAAATCACCCCGCGACTTGCCCAAAATATCAAAATTAACCTCAATCAAGCACCATTTTTCACCAGCCTCTTTGGCATTGAAATCATCTGA